Proteins from one Setaria italica strain Yugu1 chromosome V, Setaria_italica_v2.0, whole genome shotgun sequence genomic window:
- the LOC101760844 gene encoding proteoglycan 4: protein MAASPETAEPPETSDTHSSPHPPSSPRLHPTQENPSLTTAAPPEMANPDQFTPVPPPPAEQSTVEHSEAEPLPPTPIDEAEPPPSHPPPPEAEPAASSAFEAIPTENVASPSPLPKDVAVEVSHEVAASAPSPSPSPSPQIVGASPEDAPQPPSPPRTPPATTAHISTDPSTTGATAMASQDQEEAARPSLAPETMDADSRTAPAPLTLPMESGPEGLLSQQKPRPPSPTLCENLEPAQPSPQPCHPAESTDASLDAAVDEAVEGTLEKAAGSLPVPEVTNRDMDITTGMLPAWEIGSEEMLSQQQLRPPCLETAPLRGENPKSVWPPQPPPPAESTYGWSNAATNEASAVASEEATVSLEFGAERSLQEPVQTSKTSILEAEPCSPEMAPPGFEDFKSQWLPLSSPTLAESTHNVVQVAAINPVGMTPDAATESLPASEAMDVEINISPGLLPPLKSRAEVRSLQPPLGSCSPMMEAAPCSPDMPPPGFENCKSSWLPQPTIPPLCETTYALPDVASTKAGTSVEKACSVLALEATDVETGTERWRLPQLQSGTGGSLQEPLPRSPSPTMQAAPCSLDTAPPGFENMKAMHVTSKGAPQSSSASALEAMDLDMDAAPAVAPSSESKAGKSLPPETPLVPSHVAQHTACSLRMAPSGSENVESAQQLLPPAVVLPPDETPDALADAGTKTVTMEQMRHPVSVTGATEEANGSILPAALENGCDDPLPNLEPQASPAAVHAAPTSPEIAPTSFENSESFQQTSPCLAETIDPSAHSSATMPAIVKSNKTNLPLSPLQATDADMESATRQQSPLKSEERSLPQPEQHPSSPSVKNTNCSPEVAPPGYENLDSSEQLPLPPPLSMKFEMGQMVCGCCRQLLAYPKGAVHVQCFGCWTINLVLEEHQVGKVYCGECDTLLMYPFGAPAVKCSNCLFVTEIGERNVRPRISTEQSVSPHPQEVAHQS from the exons atGGCGGCCTCACCGGAGACAGCGGAACCACCAGAGACCTCAGATACGCACTCATCACCACATCCACCTTCTTCTCCCAGACTCCATCCTACTCAAGAGAACCCCTCCCTGACCACCGCTGCTCCACCGGAGATGGCCAATCCCGATCAGTTCACCCCTGTCCCACCACCCCCTGCAGAGCAATCCACGGTGGAGCATTCGGAGGCGGAACCGCTGCCTCCAACGCCGATCGATGAGGCGGAACCGCCGCCTTcgcaccctcctcctccagagGCGGAGCCCGCAGCATCATCTGCTTTTGAAGCGATTCCCACGGAGAATGTCGCTTCCCCTTCGCCGCTTCCGAAGGACGTGGCAGTTGAGGTCTCTCACGAGGTAGCGGCCTCGGCCCCGTCGCCTTCTCCCTCTCCATCTCCCCAAATCGTTGGGGCCTCACCGGAGGATGCGCCacagccgccgtcgccgccacgtACTCCTCCAGCTACGACCGCACATATCTCCACTGATCCCTCTACTACCGGGGCGACAGCAATGGCGTCCCAGGACCAGGAGGAAGCTGCTCGGCCATCCCTTGCGCCCGAGACGATGGACGCGGACTCGCgcaccgcgcccgcgccgctgaCTCTGCCAATGGAGAGTGGGCCAGAAGGGTTGTTGTCACAGCAGAAGCCGCGTCCACCATCCCCTACGCTATGTGAAAATTTGGAGCCTGCACAACCATCGCCGCAGCCATGCCATCCAGCTGAAAGCACAGACGCCTCACTGGATGCAGCTGTGGATGAGGCAGTGGAAGGGACGCTAGAAAAAGCTGCTGGATCACTGCCTGTGCCAGAGGTAACAAACCGGGACATGGACATCACAACTGGTATGCTTCCAGCATGGGAGATTGGATCAGAAGAAATGCTGTCACAGCAACAGCTGCGACCACCTTGCTTAGAAACAGCGCCTCTGCGAGGTGAAAATCCAAAGTCTGTATGGCCACCACAGCCGCCACCTCCAGCTGAAAGCACATATGGCTGGTCAAATGCAGCGACGAATGAGGCATCAGCTGTGGCTTCAGAAGAAGCTACTGTGTCATTAGAGTTTGGGGCAGAGAGGTCGTTGCAGGAGCCAGTGCAAACATCGAAAACTTCTATATTGGAAGCTGAGCCTTGTTCACCGGAGATGGCTCCTCCAGGGTTTGAAGATTTTAAGTCTCAATGGTTGCCACTGTCGTCTCCTACTCTCGCTGAATCCACACACAATGTGGTACAAGTGGCTGCCATCAATCCTGTGGGCATGACGCCAGATGCAGCAACTGAGTCACTGCCTGCATCGGAGGCCATGGATGTGGAGATAAACATATCACCTGGCCTACTCCCACCGTTGAAAAGTAGGGCAGAGGTCCGATCGCTGCAACCACCTCTGGGGTCATGCTCTCCCATGATGGAAGCTGCACCATGTTCACCAGATATGCCACCTCCGGGCTTTGAGAATTGTAAGTCGTCATGGCTACCGCAACCGACTATTCCACCGCTATGTGAAACCACATACGCCTTGCCAGATGTGGCTTCCACCAAGGCAGGGACATCTGTGGAAAAGGCTTGCTCAGTGCTGGCATTGGAGGCAACGGATGTTGAGACAGGCACAGAGCGGTGGCGATTGCCACAGTTGCAGAGTGGAACAGGGGGTTCACTGCAAGAGCCGCTGCCAAGATCACCTTCTCCCACGATGCAAGCTGCACCCTGTTCACTGGATACAGCACCTCCGGGCTTTGAGAATATGAAGGCCATGCATGTGACATCAAAGGGAGCTCCGCAGTCATCTTCTGCATCTGCATTGGAGGCGATGGATTTAGACATGGATGCTGCACCAGCCGTGGCACCATCATCAGAGAGTAAAGCAGGGAAGTCATTGCCACCTGAAACCCCCCTTGTGCCTTCTCATGTAGCACAGCATACGGCCTGTTCACTAAGGATGGCGCCTTCAGGGTCTGAGAATGTGGAGTCCGCACAGCAGCTGCTGCCACCAGCTGTGGTTCTTCCTCCTGATGAGACCCCAGATGCCTTGGCTGATGCAGGGACCAAGACAGTCACAATGGAACAAATGCGTCATCCAGTGTCTGTAACAGGAGCAACGGAAGAAGCAAATGGGTCTATTCTGCCTGCAGCACTGGAAAATGGTTGTGATGACCCATTGCCAAACTTAGAGCCACAAGCATCTCCTGCTGCAGTTCACGCTGCTCCTACATCACCAGAGATAGCTCCTACAAGTTTTGAGAATTCGGAGTCCTTTCAACAGACCTCTCCTTGTCTAGCTGAGACAATAGATCCCTCCGCACATTCATCAGCTACTATGCCTGCGATTGTGAAGTCAAACAAAACGAATCTGCCGTTATCTCCATTGCAGGCTACAGATGCAGACATGGAAAGTGCAACCCGGCAGCAGTCGCCATTGAAGAGCGAAGAGAGGTCACTGCCACAGCCAGAGCAGCATCCATCTTCTCCCTCTGTGAAGAATACTAATTGTTCGCCAGAGGTTGCACCCCCAGGTTATGAAAATCTGGACTCCTCGGAACAGCTACCACTGCCACCGCCTCTTAGCATGAAGTTTG AAATGGGTCAAATGGTATGTGGATGTTGTCGTCAGCTTCTTGCATATCCCAAGGGTGCTGTTCATGTTCAGTGTTTTGGTTGTTGGACAATAAACCTTGTATTGGAAG AACATCAAGTTGGTAAGGTGTATTGTGGGGAGTGTGATACATTGTTGATGTATCCTTTTGGGGCTCCTGCTGTTAAATGTTCCAACTGTCTTTTTGTCACTGAAATCGGA GAGCGCAATGTTCGTCCTCGGATATCAACGGAACAGAGTGTGTCACCTCACCCACAAGAAGTAGCTCACCAGAGCTAG